In Plasmodium malariae genome assembly, chromosome: 11, the following proteins share a genomic window:
- the SF3A2 gene encoding splicing factor 3A subunit 2, putative, with product MDFQNRVGHKTGSGMPLTREDINLERRERLKQLALENIDITKDPYILKNNVGMYECKLCLTLHNNESSYLCHTQGKKHQMNLGQRLLKEKNEMAANKIDKVVPEPRKIIKIGKPRYDVTKVKNKKNQRGILFELSFPNIKENTKPKFRFMSSFEQKIEPPDKKYQYLLFAAEPYETIAFKIPNIDIDENEDFYYKWFEKKKIFVMQIHFINTPDHLRMRDHPNFLPPPMRW from the coding sequence ATGGATTTTCAAAATCGTGTGGGGCACAAAACGGGCAGCGGTATGCCACTGACGAGGGAAGACATAAATTTAGAAAGAAGAGAAAGACTAAAACAATTAGCATTAGAAAATATTGATATTACAAAAGATCcgtatattttgaaaaacaaTGTTGGTATGTATGAATGTAAACTATGTTTAACTttacataataatgaaaGCTCATATTTATGTCATACGCAAGGGAAAAAACATCAAATGAATTTGGGACAAAGAttattaaaggaaaaaaatgaaatggcTGCTAATAAGATAGACAAAGTAGTACCTGAACccagaaaaattataaaaatcgGAAAACCAAGATATGATGTTACCaaagtgaaaaataaaaaaaatcaacgaggaatattatttgaattatCCTTTCctaatattaaagaaaatacgAAACCAAAATTTCGTTTTATGTCCTCATTTGAGCAAAAAATTGAACCGCCTGATAAGAAGTACCAGTATCTGTTATTTGCAGCAGAACCTTATGAAACTATTGCTTTTAAAATTccaaatatagatatagatgaaaatgaagatttttattataaatggtttgagaaaaagaaaatatttgtgatgcaaattcattttattaatacccCTGATCATTTACGTATGCGAGACCATCCAAATTTTTTACCGCCCCCTATGAGGTGGTAA
- the PmUG01_11043500 gene encoding conserved Plasmodium protein, unknown function: MLNLIPKRIVSKTLLFGKRPVQRIRVGKDKNVLELSLSDVNSIYDDIDENTNLHNKDYNPLKYSVYVKYKISALNLIEAYKNEENKKTALTNIKWYAKIRDYFFINFSKNQIELKKKMVPKFFYPMEK; this comes from the exons ATGTTAAATCTTATACCAAAAAGAATAGTATCGAAAACATTGCTCTTTGGAAAAAGGCCAGTCCAAAGGATCCGAGTTG GAAAGGATAAGAATGTTTTAGAATTGAGCTTAAGTGATGTGAACTCCATTTATGATGATATTGACGAAAACacaaatttacataataagGATTACAATCCGTTGAAGTATAgcgtatatgtaaaatataaaatatccGCATTGAACCTAATTGAGGCGTATAAAAATGAGGAAAACAAGAAAACTGCattaacaaatattaaatggTATGCAAAAATTAGggattacttttttataaatttttctaaGAACCAgattgaattaaaaaaaaaaatggttccgaaatttttttatccaatggaaaaataa
- the PmUG01_11043400 gene encoding conserved Plasmodium protein, unknown function, which yields MKLKLCILFHTLYLFLFSCTCNENFIYEKIKRTVNEAEECSLDDVHFMDSYSEKLYWMWTSNFFRYIGIKTYIYENDTIYEKIKKGNNNLYNILKDDEFFHYNNRDEFISNALIILSNEKTLKKNIDLHISRKKVKFFQELTQEQLMNIFINEKNNLINSFKKLKMFEQFRDVANSKYYYHKKLIENKQESKIDDAILPDIKDKHNNNNNEKKEENANIKRIKNVITFNLDDIPQIKEVYFDYYDRNKWNKYFYFDTNGLEADM from the coding sequence atgaagttgaagttatgtatattatttcacACATTGTATCTATTCCTTTTTTCGTGCACTtgtaatgaaaattttatttatgaaaaaataaaaagaaccGTAAATGAAGCTGAAGAATGTTCATTAGATGATGTGCATTTCATGGACAGCTACAGTGAAAAATTGTACTGGATGTGGACCAGTAATTTTTTCAGATATATAGgtattaaaacatatatttatgaaaatgatacaatatacgaaaaaataaaaaagggaaacAATAATTTGTACAATATACTTAAAGATGAtgaattttttcattataacaATAGAGATGAATTTATATCAAAtgcattaattattttatcaaatgaaaaaactttaaaaaaaaatatagatttaCATATCTCTAggaaaaaggtaaaattcTTTCAAGAATTGACCCAAGAAcaattaatgaatatatttattaacgaaaaaaataatttaataaactcatttaaaaaattaaaaatgtttgaACAGTTTCGAGATGTTGCCAATTccaaatattattatcataagaagttaatagaaaataaacaaGAGTCCAAAATTGATGATGCTATCCTTCCAGATATAAAGGACaagcataataataataataatgaaaaaaaagaagaaaatgcaAATATTAAACGAATAAAGAATGTCATCACTTTTAACCTTGATGATATACCTCAAATCAAGGAAGTGTATTTTGATTACTACGACAGGAATAAGtggaataaatatttctattttgaTACTAATGGCCTAGAAGCAGATATGTAA
- the PmUG01_11043600 gene encoding conserved Plasmodium protein, unknown function, producing the protein MVKTCYFPLLFLIYFFLNCYVILTDGTKDNIKSEHHSSAEGNDVVEHSFEQGRHYDTYYKQSRQEPSTEEEKRKRKENDQKCTLVNQEDGSLKSSCEEQQTKEVKKIEHPLIAQPLSHDQQLMDEVAPYKIMDTKIALNKNAGAKPATYESNKLVSDEEEKYINDDENELYDRMGMMSRGFIEKQDFFHGVIKTLFNLYNSNIDISSANFENGSILFFFTFSKHTKKEDIGELNISFYGNVRKHNSNGISEGRSDFTLHYLLDDMISKKKTTDDNHLEEIDVYNSENENEMFSQLGYESREEISNSSTASTGNSSQDKSALIVPSKFTKMCKSIYDSKVDSFKHFLTLDKLSENEFSVSKLDDFLNICITNASDELEAEKKKKKLKKLKNSEGENNGQVSGKASGQGNGETNVPNLPKSNIILLKEFKQSLINKDMETCKEAAKLLMANSAISNLVYFFVIMTTVIFMF; encoded by the coding sequence ATGGTTAAAACATGTTATTTCCCATTATTGttccttatatatttttttttgaattgtTATGTGATACTCACTGATGGTACTAAGGACAACATAAAAAGTGAACATCATTCATCTGCAGAAGGTAATGATGTCGTTGAACACAGTTTTGAACAAGGAAGGCACTATGATACTTATTATAAACAATCAAGGCAAGAACCCTCAACAGAAGaggaaaaacgaaaaagaaaggaaaatgaTCAAAAATGTACACTAGTTAATCAGGAAGACGGTAGTTTAAAATCATCATGTGAAGAACAACAAACCAAGGAAGTTAAGAAAATTGAACATCCTCTTATAGCACAGCCACTATCTCATGATCAACAGTTGATGGATGAAGTTGCaccatataaaattatggaTACGAAAATTGCACTTAATAAAAATGCCGGCGCCAAACCAGCAACATATGAATCCAACAAATTGGTAAGTGATGAAGAGGagaaatacataaatgaTGATGAAAATGAGTTATATGACAGGATGGGTATGATGAGCAGGGGGTTTATAGAAAAACAGGATTTCTTTCATGGTGTTATTAAaactttatttaatttgtataaCTCAAATATAGACATAAGTAGTGCTAATTTTGAAAATGGttctatattattctttttcactttttcaAAACATACAAAGAAAGAAGATATTGGTGAGTTAAATATATCGTTTTATGGAAATGTACGAAAACATAATAGCAACGGAATTTCGGAAGGAAGATCAGACTTTACCCTTCATTACTTATTGGATGATAtgatatcaaaaaaaaaaacgactGACGATAATCATCTTGAGGAAATTGATGTCTATAAtagtgaaaatgaaaatgagaTGTTTTCGCAATTAGGTTATGAGAGTCGAGAAGAAATATCAAACAGTTCTACCGCTTCAACTGGAAATTCTTCGCAGGATAAAAGTGCCCTAATTGTACCTAGCAAATTTACGAAGATGTGCAAATCCATTTATGATAGCAAAGTCGATAGTTTTAAACATTTTCTTACGTTAGATAAGCTAAGCGAAAACGAATTTTCCGTTTCGAAGTTGGATGATTTCCTGAACATATGCATAACAAACGCCAGTGACGAACTGGAGGcagagaaaaagaagaaaaaacttaaaaaattaaaaaattctgaAGGCGAAAATAATGGTCAAGTGAGCGGGAAAGCAAGCGGACAAGGAAATGGCGAGACAAATGTGCCGAATTTACCTAAATCCAATATTATATTGCTTAAAGAGTTTAAACAGAGTTTAATTAACAAAGACATGGAAACATGTAAAGAAGCTGCCAAGCTGTTAATGGCTAATTCAGCAATTTCTAATTTAGTATATTTCTTTGTAATAATGACAactgttatttttatgttttaa
- the MSP10 gene encoding merozoite surface protein 10, putative, with product MIFIRWNKSISLTILLLLYLNNVIYINTNDIKDKKKEDVSNKENNAVDNDDHENLSIEGGNGNDNDNAFAGNNSGKINIQDDENAEFSPTGIFNAFEKIFLRKRKDNIDESDMQSDNSNDNKKNKNSLNASDDDDEEEDGERSIKDEIYHAFNYVKDKFVPFFSSKNQTIKAEDDDTTNPTEDNKDINKQKQEPSVDDAAKKDPPESKESNSKEVTSQKGGESMANTSPYSYDNFFKNKETRKPKPEVSEHIQKTLLKEGNDIKETTSQIDNVVYNFEQVILKTKFYTKAIKNFVHFKMYHICEYSKCGANARCYIVDKDKEECRCRANYVQDTSVDYFKCIPMTTKDCKKKNGNCDKNADCSTDKNNNIRCQCKHDYFGDGIFCVMGSQARQSVYLLLLVVIGVVQKFLF from the coding sequence ATGATTTTTATCAGGTGGAATAAGTCGATTTCCTTAACAATTTTGCTcctattatatttaaacaatgtaatttacataaatacaaatgatataaaagataagaaaaagGAAGACGTTTCgaacaaagaaaataatgCAGTTGATAATGATGATCATGAAAACTTATCAATCGAAGGAGGAAATGgaaatgataatgataacgCCTTTGCTGGAAATAACTcgggaaaaataaatatacaggATGATGAAAATGCCGAGTTCAGCCCAACCGGTATATTTAATgcttttgaaaaaatttttttaagaaaaaggaaagatAATATAGACGAGAGTGATATGCAATCAGACAATTCGAATGACAACAAAAAGAATAAGAATTCTTTGAATGCATcagatgatgatgatgaggAGGAGGATGGAGAAAGAAGTATAAAGGACGAAATTTATCATGCatttaattatgtaaaagataaatttgttccttttttttcaagtaaAAATCAAACAATTAAAGCTGAGGATGATGATACTACAAATCCAACTGAAGataataaagatattaaCAAACAAAAGCAAGAGCCCAGTGTTGACGATGCAGCAAAAAAAGACCCACCTGAATCAAAGGAATCAAACAGTAAGGAAGTTACTAGTCAGAAAGGTGGAGAAAGTATGGCAAATACGTCCCCATATagttatgataatttttttaaaaataaagaaacaaGAAAACCCAAACCTGAGGTATCAGAACATATTCAGAAAACATTGTTAAAAGAAGGGAACGATATTAAGGAAACCACTAGCCAAATAGATAAtgttgtatataattttgaacAAGTAATTTTGAAAACAAAATTCTACACTAAagctattaaaaattttgtacatTTCAAAATGTACCATATATGTGAATATTCAAAATGTGGAGCTAATGCTCGTTGTTATATTGTTGATAAAGATAAAGAAGAATGCAGGTGTAGAGCAAATTATGTGCAAGATACTTCCGTAGACTATTTTAAGTGTATACCTATGACTACAAAGGATTGtaagaagaaaaatggaaattgCGATAAAAATGCAGATTGTTCAactgataaaaataataatataagatGTCAGTGTAAACATGATTATTTTGGTGACGGTATATTCTGTGTTATGGGATCTCAAGCAAGGCAATCGGTGTACTTGCTCCTCTTAGTTGTTATTGGTGTTGTTCAGAAATTTCTCTTTTAA
- the PmUG01_11043300 gene encoding conserved Plasmodium protein, unknown function, with the protein MIKGVGRIIYLYGKKNKKCNNRFFVDLKKINFCSNTEGNSIHHGSSNSSSAPKKISPLFHLFHTNIKPYSTRAINGLVKETKKSNINFEHIIRILKSLKREYENYDEKKNLEGKVNFLLPHIFEESERNYIHFACILHNFHKLRKKISNKYKIKVYNRFNNIFLNNINLFTLKELTIILKCLSEEKLINSEKIVHFCIFKFIYFLTLDILHKKKKKNDVLLYNFLFLLSYNYKECVKDFFILSIDTINTNVDMHYFYDLICNLSDEDKKGQMLYFKNKFSKYEYNSFNLHDLSTFMFFLKSYPLNIRSLSMYTFLLHLYLSLNFLESIITTSFHEHLENNFLRFEKKKKFEFLEKKAPRELRSEGIVKVEQNKDVQKEADTDAEVDVETEAEEKVDVETEADEEAKVEQGSRCNGGENKVGHFKMDSASAAKDEIIDHISDLIVKGGEASSSPSTTFPAVLKKKDDRKKNKCIKENVHSMSIIIYVSIKRKWKNKFLYILSNYLLLKYINFINLFDLCNIFDLIIFDTKISRKNFDILFERIKYLVSKETNSKTFAIFCISIMRHKEDLKNHFNDIIISIYKIILNKKKCEKLFYRENTVILANITNFLEDQKISSLFYLYYLTKFTNFLKFLILQNKTNNHNLFLSVIDTYDILRTFINIFKIFQKNKYFHLSQKKKKVFINFNLLLSCMLYFLKYVCFKNITAQDNCLLNNSSLTTMNDLKKIKILNRTCYLLNLLLHLIKKMRMDNIIEDSNAQLSYEIFSYFKNSIYKNYQHILFSSGNSNKNHVNHILSFIFIISNGSYIK; encoded by the coding sequence ATGATAAAAGGCGTAggaagaattatatatctttatggaaaaaaaaataaaaaatgtaacaaCAGATTTTTCgtagatttaaaaaaaataaatttctgCAGTAACACAGAAGGGAATTCTATTCACCATGGCAGTAGTAATTCCTCTTCTGCCCCCAAAAAAATTAGCCCTTTATTTCACCTTTTTCACACGAACATAAAGCCATACTCAACGAGGGCTATCAACGGCTTAGTAAAAGAAACGAAAAAATCAAACATCAATTTTGAGCACATTATAAGAATTTTAAAGTCCTTAAAGAGGGAATATGAAAACTatgatgaaaagaaaaacttaGAAGGAAAAGTAAATTTTCTTTTGCCTCACATATTTGAAGAGTCCGAACGGAACTATATCCACTTTGCTTGTATCCtacataattttcataaattaagaaaaaaaatttcgaacaagtataaaataaaagtatacaacagatttaataatatatttcttaacaATATTAATCTGTTTACCCTAAAGGAGTTAAcgattatattaaaatgctTGTCGGAAGAGAAACTTATAAACAGTGAAAAAATTGTTCATTTCtgcatatttaaatttatatatttcttaactttagacattttacataaaaaaaaaaaaaaaaatgacgtACTTTTATACaactttctttttctcctaagttataattataaagaatgtgtaaaagatttttttatcttaagcATAGATACTATAAATACGAATGTTGATATGCATTACTTTTACGATTTGATATGTAACTTAAGTGATGAAGACAAAAAAGGTCAAATGTtgtatttcaaaaataaattttccaaatatgaatataactCCTTTAATTTGCATGATTTGTCGACATTCATGTTTTTCTTAAAAAGTTATCCCCTAAATATAAGAAGTTTGtctatgtatacatttttattacatctGTATTTATCCCTTAACTTTTTGGAAAGTATTATCACCACCTCTTTTCATGAGCACCTAGAAAACAACTTTCTGCGGttcgaaaaaaagaaaaaatttgaatttttggaaaaaaaggCTCCGCGTGAATTAAGGAGCGAGGGAATAGTGAAAGTGGAACAGAACAAAGATGTACAAAAAGAAGCGGATACAGATGCAGAGGTAGACGTAGAAACAGAAGCAGAGGAAAAGGTAGACGTAGAAACAGAAGCAGATGAAGAGGCAAAGGTAGAACAAGGGAGCCGCTGCAATGGCGGGGAAAATAAAGTGGGGCACTTCAAAATGGACAGTGCGTCGGCAGCTAAAGACGAAATAATTGACCATATATCAGATCTAATTGTGAAGGGGGGTGAAGCCAGTTCTTCCCCTTCTACTACCTTTCCAGCAGtactgaaaaaaaaggatgataggaaaaaaaataagtgcaTAAAAGAAAACGTGCATAGTATGTCtatcattatttatgttagcattaaaagaaaatggaaaaataaatttctgtATATTTTGTCAAATTATTTGctattgaaatatataaattttataaatttatttgacttatgtaatatatttgacCTAATTATATTTGATACCAAAATTTCAAGGAAAAATTTTGATATTCTTTttgaaagaataaaatatttagtttCAAAAGAAACTAATAGCAAAACATTTgcaattttttgtataagcATTATGAGACATAAAGaggatttaaaaaatcattttaatgatattattatttctatatataaaattatattaaataaaaaaaaatgtgaaaagtTGTTTTATCGGGAAAATACAGTAATTTTAgctaatataacaaattttttagaagatcaaaaaattagttccttattttatttatattatttaacgaagtttactaattttttaaaattcttaattttgcagaataaaacgaataaccataatttatttttaagtgtAATTGATACGTATGATATCCTTAGAActtttataaacattttcaaaattttccaaaaaaataaatattttcatctatctcaaaaaaaaaaaaaagtttttattaattttaatttgttacTGAGTTgtatgctttattttttgaaatatgtatgctttaaaaatataacagcaCAAGATAACTGTCTGTTAAATAATTCTTCACTTACTACTATGAACGatttgaagaaaataaaaatattaaatagaacatgttatcttttaaatttattacttcatcttattaaaaaaatgcgTATGGACAACATTATTGAAGACTCAAATGCACAACTGTCTTACGAAATTTTTagctattttaaaaatagtatatataaaaattatcagCATATCCTTTTTAGTAGTGGGAACAGTAATAAAAATCATGTAAATCATATTTTAagttttatattcattattagcAATGGAAGTTATATAAAGTGA